From the genome of Methylomonas sp. UP202, one region includes:
- a CDS encoding GGDEF domain-containing protein: MASLSASTCVSRSAVAAERRERVRLLFENLPFSLTISGLLACILAAVLATEIRNARLFDWFAVLAAVLLARTLLLLVWRRRPDAGIDPAGVEAWLFWFRFGTIAAGMVWGVGGLLLAPVGDISHEIYVSFALGGLCAGAAATLAVDSFSVVGFLLTVLVPQIVFLAMQRDAISQGMSAMETLFLFFLLASSRQSSRQLAENFRLRMQATDNEQRFRQMLESSPVATCIEDTANGRVMFANNSYASLIDTSPERAIGAFTASYYASPDAYAAVLERLGNGEQVTNQLVELHAPRGSAWVKWTLASYFPVEYQGKPALLIWFYDITDRKIAEDRNQHLAYHDVLTGLPNRSLFRDRVQHAIASAERERSRLALMFVDLDRFKPVNDTYGHGVGDQLLKAVAERLYRCLRKSDSPARLGGDEFVVLLPAIKTERNALEIAEKIRHEMSVPFEIDGLTLEISASIGVAIYPDHADNAQRLVDCADLAMYYAKAEGRNRVRTYQANLRDVNV; encoded by the coding sequence ATGGCTAGTCTGTCGGCGTCGACCTGTGTATCGCGTTCCGCCGTTGCCGCCGAACGACGCGAACGGGTGAGATTGCTGTTCGAGAATCTGCCGTTCTCGCTGACCATCAGCGGTTTGCTGGCCTGCATATTGGCGGCGGTATTGGCGACGGAAATCCGCAATGCCCGGTTGTTCGACTGGTTTGCGGTGTTGGCCGCCGTGTTGCTGGCCAGAACCTTGCTGCTGTTGGTGTGGCGGCGCCGGCCCGATGCCGGTATCGACCCGGCCGGCGTCGAAGCTTGGTTGTTCTGGTTTCGGTTCGGCACTATCGCCGCCGGTATGGTCTGGGGCGTCGGAGGTTTGCTGCTGGCGCCGGTTGGCGACATCAGCCATGAAATTTACGTGTCCTTCGCGTTGGGCGGCTTATGCGCCGGTGCCGCCGCCACGTTGGCGGTCGATAGCTTTTCGGTGGTCGGATTTTTATTGACGGTGTTGGTGCCGCAAATCGTGTTTCTGGCAATGCAGCGCGATGCCATTTCGCAGGGCATGAGTGCGATGGAAACCTTGTTCCTGTTTTTCCTGTTAGCCAGTTCCCGGCAATCGAGTCGGCAGCTGGCGGAAAACTTTCGCTTGCGGATGCAGGCGACCGACAACGAGCAGCGCTTTCGGCAGATGCTGGAGAGCAGTCCGGTCGCGACTTGCATCGAGGACACCGCCAACGGTCGGGTGATGTTTGCCAACAATAGTTACGCCTCATTGATCGATACTTCTCCGGAGCGGGCTATCGGCGCGTTTACCGCCAGTTATTACGCTAGTCCAGATGCGTACGCGGCGGTGTTGGAGCGTCTGGGCAATGGCGAACAGGTCACCAATCAACTGGTGGAGTTGCATGCCCCCCGGGGCAGCGCTTGGGTTAAATGGACGCTGGCGTCGTATTTTCCGGTGGAATATCAGGGCAAGCCGGCGCTATTGATCTGGTTTTACGATATTACAGACCGTAAGATCGCCGAGGACAGAAACCAGCATTTGGCCTATCACGACGTTTTGACCGGTTTGCCGAATCGCTCGCTGTTTCGCGATAGAGTGCAGCACGCCATTGCTAGCGCCGAACGGGAGCGGAGCCGGCTGGCCCTGATGTTTGTCGATCTGGATCGCTTCAAACCGGTCAACGACACCTACGGCCACGGCGTTGGCGATCAGTTGCTGAAAGCGGTGGCCGAGCGGCTTTACCGTTGCCTGCGCAAGTCGGACTCGCCGGCCCGGCTCGGCGGCGACGAGTTCGTCGTGCTGCTGCCGGCGATCAAGACCGAGCGGAACGCGTTGGAGATCGCCGAAAAAATCCGCCATGAAATGAGTGTGCCGTTCGAAATCGACGGTTTGACGCTGGAAATTTCCGCCAGCATCGGCGTGGCGATCTACCCTGACCATGCCGACAACGCGCAGCGTTTGGTGGATTGCGCGGATTTGGCGATGTATTACGCCAAAGCCGAAGGCCGCAACCGGGTGCGCACCTATCAAGCGAATCTGCGCGACGTCAATGTCTGA
- a CDS encoding sigma 54-interacting transcriptional regulator: protein MTEIPPLTTPDLEELEVLRAIVEGTAHQAGGEFFRSLVRNLSRATGVAGAFVAEFLPDRRRVRALAFWQDAAWLDDVEWDLPGTPCEDVLSGRLCHYPSGVSQRFPAEPDVESYLGVPLRDQTSGEILGHLAVFDGRAMPEQPRLLYTFQIFAARAAAELSRLRAAEQLMQSEQRFRDLFDEAPIAYVHEDLQSRFLRANRTALRILGVPAALVPGFVGRSLVPALPEAQRRVEEAFAGIGRGGDSAGVVLELRRYDDGRPIWIQWWSRPDGGGLFTRTMFVDITEQVLMERRQAKLQAQNRYLQDEIKADHDFDLIVGDSPPLRALLQQVRKVAATDASVLIQGESGTGKELIARAIHSASPRREQPLIKVNCAALPAGLIESELFGHEKGAFTGALHKRVGRFELADGGSLFLDEIGEISAETQVKLLRVLQEREFERVGGQKPIKVDVRIIAATNRDLRREVAEKRFREDLFYRLNVFPLQTPPLRERASDIPALATFMAGKFAAKLGRRIDGIQPPALQRLLAYPWPGNIRELENVIERATILADGPWLDIAPELLPQVSSEPLGAPATLSEVTREHIVATLEQTGWVVEGPNGAAAKLDMKPSTLRYRMKKLGIAQ from the coding sequence ATGACCGAGATTCCACCGCTTACGACGCCGGACCTTGAAGAACTGGAGGTGCTGCGCGCCATTGTCGAAGGGACCGCCCACCAGGCTGGCGGCGAGTTTTTCCGGTCCTTGGTGCGCAATTTGAGCCGGGCCACCGGCGTGGCCGGGGCGTTTGTCGCGGAATTTTTACCGGACCGGCGGCGGGTGCGGGCTTTGGCGTTCTGGCAAGACGCCGCTTGGTTGGACGATGTCGAGTGGGACTTGCCCGGCACGCCGTGCGAGGACGTGTTGAGCGGCCGCTTGTGCCATTATCCGTCCGGCGTGTCGCAGCGCTTTCCGGCAGAGCCGGACGTGGAAAGTTATCTGGGCGTCCCGTTGCGCGACCAGACCTCCGGCGAAATTCTCGGCCATCTGGCGGTGTTCGATGGTCGGGCCATGCCCGAGCAACCCAGGCTGCTGTACACCTTTCAAATTTTCGCGGCCCGTGCCGCCGCCGAATTGAGCCGCTTGCGCGCGGCCGAGCAGCTAATGCAAAGCGAACAGCGCTTTCGCGATTTATTCGACGAGGCGCCGATCGCCTACGTGCACGAAGACCTGCAATCGCGTTTTTTGCGCGCCAACCGCACCGCGCTGCGGATACTCGGCGTGCCGGCGGCGTTGGTGCCGGGTTTCGTCGGCCGTTCTCTGGTACCTGCCTTGCCCGAGGCTCAGCGCCGGGTTGAAGAAGCATTCGCCGGGATAGGTCGGGGCGGCGATAGCGCTGGTGTGGTGTTGGAACTGCGCCGCTACGACGACGGCCGGCCGATCTGGATTCAATGGTGGTCGCGGCCGGACGGCGGCGGCTTGTTTACTCGAACTATGTTCGTCGATATTACCGAGCAAGTGCTGATGGAACGGCGCCAGGCCAAATTGCAGGCGCAAAACCGTTATTTGCAGGACGAGATCAAGGCCGACCACGATTTCGATTTGATCGTCGGCGACAGCCCGCCGCTGCGGGCCTTGCTGCAACAAGTCCGCAAGGTGGCGGCGACCGACGCGTCGGTGCTGATTCAAGGCGAATCCGGCACCGGCAAGGAATTGATCGCCCGCGCGATCCATTCGGCCAGTCCGCGCCGGGAGCAACCGTTGATTAAGGTCAATTGCGCGGCCTTGCCGGCTGGGCTGATCGAAAGCGAATTGTTCGGCCACGAAAAGGGCGCCTTCACCGGCGCCTTGCACAAGCGGGTCGGCCGCTTCGAGTTGGCCGACGGCGGAAGCTTGTTTCTCGACGAAATCGGCGAAATCTCCGCCGAAACGCAGGTCAAGCTGCTGCGGGTACTGCAGGAACGCGAGTTCGAGCGGGTCGGCGGCCAGAAGCCGATCAAGGTCGACGTGCGGATTATCGCGGCGACCAACCGCGATTTGCGCCGGGAAGTTGCCGAAAAGCGGTTTCGAGAAGATTTGTTTTACCGGCTGAACGTGTTTCCGTTGCAAACTCCGCCGTTGCGCGAGCGCGCTAGCGACATTCCGGCCCTGGCGACCTTCATGGCCGGCAAGTTCGCCGCCAAGTTGGGCAGGCGCATAGACGGCATCCAACCGCCCGCGTTGCAGCGCTTGCTGGCCTACCCGTGGCCCGGCAATATCCGCGAGTTGGAGAACGTCATCGAGCGGGCAACGATTCTAGCCGACGGGCCTTGGTTGGACATCGCGCCGGAGTTGCTGCCGCAAGTGTCGAGCGAACCGCTCGGCGCGCCGGCGACCTTGAGCGAAGTGACTCGCGAACACATCGTCGCCACGTTGGAGCAAACCGGCTGGGTGGTCGAAGGCCCCAACGGCGCCGCCGCCAAGTTGGACATGAAGCCCAGCACTTTGCGCTACCGGATGAAGAAACTGGGGATTGCCCAATGA
- a CDS encoding transposase, translated as MDYRRIWHPGGTYFFTINLLQRKGSDLLVRHVQTLRESVKIVKANHPFEIHGWVVLPEHMHCVIELPANDSDYATRLRLIKIGFSKALPKIERRSAVRIKRGERGIWQRRYWEHLIRDEADFQAHLNYIHFNPVKHGWVKQVKDWPYSTFHRWVKRGVYPLNWAGTDGDLYEFQ; from the coding sequence ATGGATTACCGTCGAATTTGGCATCCTGGTGGAACCTATTTCTTTACTATCAACTTGTTACAGAGGAAAGGCAGCGATTTGTTGGTTCGCCATGTTCAAACGCTACGAGAATCGGTCAAGATCGTGAAAGCAAACCATCCGTTTGAAATTCACGGTTGGGTCGTTTTACCTGAACATATGCACTGCGTTATAGAATTACCGGCAAACGATTCGGATTATGCTACACGGCTACGTTTAATAAAAATTGGATTTTCAAAAGCCTTGCCGAAAATCGAGCGGAGATCGGCGGTGAGAATAAAGAGAGGCGAACGCGGGATATGGCAGCGGCGCTATTGGGAACACCTGATACGGGATGAAGCCGATTTTCAGGCGCATCTAAATTATATTCACTTCAATCCGGTGAAACATGGCTGGGTAAAACAAGTTAAAGATTGGCCCTATTCAACCTTTCACCGCTGGGTGAAACGGGGCGTTTATCCATTAAATTGGGCAGGTACCGACGGCGATTTATATGAGTTCCAATAA
- a CDS encoding MDR family oxidoreductase, producing MFKGILIEKDEAGYRASLTDLDEAGLPEGDVTVRVSHSTLNYKDALAITGKGPVVRKFPMVPGIDLAGTVEHSTHPDYKTGEAVILNGWGVGETHWGGLAQKARMNGNWLVPLPEQFTPQQAMAIGTAGYTAMLCVLTLERYGVTPAHGEILVTGAAGGVGSIAMAILSRLGFNVVAVSGRPSEADYLKSLGAVEVLDRAMFAAPGKPLGKERWAGAVDVVGSHTLANVCATTKYRGVVTACGLAGGMDFPATVAPFILRGVTLAGIDSVMCPRRERLEAWRRLGSDLDISKLTAISKEVGLSEVMPLAGQLLNGEVRGRVVVDVNG from the coding sequence ATGTTCAAAGGCATCTTGATCGAAAAAGACGAAGCAGGCTACCGCGCCTCTCTGACCGACCTCGACGAAGCAGGATTGCCCGAGGGCGATGTGACGGTGCGGGTGAGCCATTCGACACTCAACTACAAGGATGCGCTGGCCATCACGGGCAAGGGGCCGGTGGTACGCAAGTTTCCGATGGTGCCCGGCATTGATCTGGCCGGGACGGTGGAGCACTCGACTCATCCCGATTACAAAACCGGCGAGGCGGTGATTCTGAATGGCTGGGGAGTAGGCGAAACGCACTGGGGCGGCCTCGCGCAGAAGGCGCGCATGAACGGCAACTGGCTCGTGCCGCTGCCGGAACAGTTCACGCCGCAACAGGCGATGGCCATCGGCACCGCAGGTTACACCGCGATGCTTTGCGTGCTGACGCTGGAGCGGTACGGCGTCACCCCCGCACACGGAGAGATTCTCGTGACCGGTGCGGCCGGCGGCGTGGGGAGCATAGCCATGGCGATTCTGAGTCGGCTTGGCTTCAATGTCGTCGCCGTGAGTGGCAGACCATCGGAAGCGGATTACCTCAAGAGCTTGGGCGCGGTGGAGGTGCTGGACCGGGCGATGTTCGCGGCACCCGGCAAACCCCTGGGCAAGGAGCGATGGGCCGGTGCGGTGGATGTTGTGGGCAGCCACACGCTCGCGAATGTCTGCGCGACCACCAAATACCGAGGCGTCGTCACGGCCTGTGGGCTGGCGGGCGGCATGGATTTTCCGGCCACCGTCGCGCCATTCATCCTGCGTGGCGTGACGCTGGCAGGCATAGACAGCGTGATGTGTCCCCGGCGTGAGCGACTGGAAGCATGGCGACGCTTAGGGAGCGATCTCGATATCTCGAAGCTGACCGCGATCAGCAAAGAAGTCGGCCTGAGCGAAGTGATGCCCCTCGCTGGGCAGCTTCTCAATGGTGAGGTTCGGGGACGTGTGGTCGTGGACGTAAACGGCTAG
- a CDS encoding toll/interleukin-1 receptor domain-containing protein, translated as MPIFISYSHKDKSFVDKLAIQLVRRNVNVWLDRWELSVGDSLVEKVQEAVDGSSALLVILSKSSTASEWCKKELSAGLLRELEEKRVVVLPVMLEDCDVPVFARGKVFADFRTDFDVGLRSLVEGVAKVTNPSLARITEPTFHTDWSIDWGDVNGSLAIILNYIQIPVKQPFTCLTNIEILANAAATKVFEANKKEKGVDAAKLHVVEILKAHLASIPELKPLLADERESIHRLTLKGPSTRESYAVRIGVRRLGEDTGRDILVNTPNLIEETYLHMSSVLSKPRHKR; from the coding sequence ATGCCGATCTTCATCAGTTACTCCCACAAAGACAAATCGTTCGTAGACAAACTGGCAATTCAACTTGTCCGTCGCAACGTCAACGTCTGGCTTGACCGCTGGGAACTTTCAGTCGGCGACTCGCTGGTTGAAAAAGTACAGGAAGCGGTCGACGGCTCAAGCGCCCTACTTGTCATTCTTTCAAAGTCGTCCACTGCCTCCGAATGGTGCAAGAAGGAGCTATCCGCAGGCCTATTACGCGAGTTGGAAGAGAAGCGAGTTGTTGTGCTGCCGGTCATGCTTGAAGATTGTGACGTTCCGGTGTTTGCGCGGGGTAAGGTTTTCGCAGACTTCCGGACGGACTTTGACGTTGGGTTACGTTCACTCGTTGAAGGAGTTGCCAAAGTCACAAACCCATCGCTGGCTCGGATAACTGAACCCACTTTTCACACAGACTGGTCAATAGACTGGGGCGACGTAAACGGCAGCCTGGCCATCATCCTTAATTACATACAAATTCCCGTCAAGCAGCCTTTTACCTGCCTCACCAATATCGAAATCCTCGCAAACGCAGCCGCAACAAAAGTATTCGAGGCAAACAAAAAGGAGAAGGGCGTCGATGCGGCTAAGTTGCATGTAGTCGAAATCCTGAAGGCACATTTGGCGTCAATTCCCGAGTTGAAGCCTCTACTTGCGGATGAGCGAGAGAGCATCCACCGTCTTACACTTAAGGGGCCATCGACCCGTGAGAGCTACGCAGTTCGAATTGGCGTTCGTCGGCTTGGCGAAGACACTGGGCGTGACATTCTTGTGAATACTCCCAACCTAATCGAGGAAACATACCTGCACATGTCCTCCGTCCTTAGTAAGCCACGCCACAAGCGGTGA
- a CDS encoding AAA family ATPase produces MTFTSGKGGVGKTCLTANIAAAMASRGAKVCIFDADTGLANINILLGLRPEFTLEHVLRGEKTINEVVVTTAGGIAVVPGASGIAACANLGAGEARRLLDALTALESRYDYILIDSAAGVAEPVLQFVEAAPTAFLVITAEPTSLTDAFSLLKLLNARHYPGQLKVIVNQAADYAAAMETYRRFAAVVEKYLSLRADYGGYVARDENLPRSVTLQSPIVELISQSPASRCLTALADNIVKCIGGESPQTGLSDYWRGALMESQVPADAIGFAVPAESSNPKFGDREQAEAALLRGIAEFVERHGEFPQAFKQLFFRWLETENHAAPRLIELVTTLEALYTARYREPMFGLESNAARLVAQTGGAEDQLRGLIRQLRDAYRQAHASDVIDLEQELSATIGRDDFTEERFEALAIRMRAAFQARFNKPYQSQSELLLESTAEALAAMAGQEQALQTEFASLSQQMRQLTSRREALLTAIEHAREQQLTIARQSPIDG; encoded by the coding sequence ATGACGTTTACCAGCGGTAAGGGCGGCGTGGGCAAGACGTGTTTGACCGCCAACATCGCGGCGGCTATGGCGTCGCGCGGCGCCAAGGTCTGCATATTCGATGCCGATACCGGACTTGCCAACATCAATATTCTGTTGGGCCTACGTCCCGAGTTTACGCTGGAACACGTGCTGCGCGGCGAAAAAACCATCAACGAGGTGGTCGTCACGACCGCCGGCGGCATCGCCGTGGTGCCGGGGGCGTCCGGCATCGCCGCCTGCGCGAATCTCGGCGCCGGCGAAGCGCGCAGGCTGTTGGACGCCTTGACGGCCCTGGAAAGCCGGTACGACTACATTCTGATCGATTCCGCCGCTGGCGTCGCCGAACCTGTCTTGCAATTCGTCGAGGCCGCCCCAACGGCGTTTTTGGTGATCACCGCCGAGCCGACCTCGCTGACCGATGCCTTTTCCCTACTGAAACTGTTGAACGCCAGGCATTACCCCGGCCAGTTGAAAGTGATCGTCAATCAAGCCGCCGACTACGCCGCCGCGATGGAAACCTATCGGCGCTTCGCCGCCGTGGTCGAAAAATACCTGAGCTTGCGCGCGGACTATGGCGGCTACGTCGCGCGCGACGAAAACCTGCCGCGTTCGGTGACGCTGCAATCGCCCATTGTCGAACTCATCAGCCAGTCGCCGGCCAGCCGCTGCCTGACCGCGCTGGCCGACAACATCGTCAAATGTATCGGTGGCGAGTCGCCGCAAACCGGATTAAGCGATTATTGGCGCGGGGCCTTGATGGAAAGCCAGGTCCCGGCGGATGCGATCGGATTTGCTGTGCCCGCCGAATCCTCCAACCCCAAGTTTGGCGATCGCGAACAGGCCGAAGCGGCCTTATTGCGCGGCATCGCCGAATTCGTCGAGCGCCACGGCGAGTTTCCGCAAGCCTTCAAGCAACTGTTTTTTCGCTGGCTGGAAACCGAAAACCACGCCGCTCCCCGCTTGATCGAATTAGTAACGACCCTGGAAGCGCTGTACACCGCCCGTTACCGCGAGCCGATGTTCGGCTTGGAAAGCAACGCCGCCCGGCTGGTTGCGCAAACCGGCGGCGCCGAGGATCAATTGCGCGGCCTGATTCGCCAATTGCGCGACGCTTACCGACAGGCGCACGCAAGCGACGTAATCGATCTTGAACAGGAACTATCCGCCACGATAGGCCGCGACGACTTCACCGAGGAACGCTTCGAGGCGTTGGCGATACGCATGCGCGCGGCGTTTCAAGCGCGTTTCAACAAGCCTTACCAAAGTCAAAGCGAGTTGTTGCTGGAATCCACCGCCGAGGCGCTGGCGGCGATGGCTGGTCAAGAACAGGCCTTGCAAACCGAATTCGCCTCCTTGTCCCAGCAAATGCGGCAACTCACCTCGCGGCGCGAAGCATTGTTGACCGCCATCGAGCACGCCCGAGAGCAGCAACTAACCATTGCCCGCCAAAGCCCTATCGACGGCTGA
- a CDS encoding flavoprotein: MTTPRLAWAITGSGHYIEECLEFILTLDHVDLYLSQAGEEVLKMYGIKLDDIRARMPVYRDKAASAPPVGLFYKGDYHTFVMAPTTSNTVAKCVLGIADSLATNLYAQAGKCRIPSIIYPCDTAPEIETTAPGHKKFMVYPRPIDLEATDRLRRFPYTQVVDDVEQLIVAVKARLAAL, encoded by the coding sequence ATGACTACGCCGCGTCTCGCCTGGGCCATTACCGGTTCCGGACATTACATAGAAGAATGCCTGGAGTTTATTTTGACGCTGGATCATGTCGATCTGTATTTGAGCCAGGCCGGCGAGGAAGTGTTGAAAATGTACGGCATCAAACTCGACGACATCCGCGCCCGGATGCCGGTGTACCGCGACAAGGCCGCCTCCGCGCCGCCGGTCGGTCTGTTTTACAAGGGCGATTACCATACCTTCGTGATGGCGCCGACCACGTCCAACACCGTCGCCAAATGCGTGCTCGGCATCGCCGATTCGCTGGCGACCAATTTGTACGCCCAGGCCGGCAAGTGCCGGATTCCGAGCATTATCTATCCCTGCGATACCGCGCCGGAAATCGAAACCACCGCGCCCGGCCACAAGAAATTCATGGTATATCCCAGGCCCATCGATTTGGAAGCCACCGACCGCTTGCGCCGCTTTCCCTACACCCAGGTCGTCGACGACGTGGAGCAATTGATCGTCGCGGTCAAGGCCAGACTGGCGGCGCTATGA
- a CDS encoding DUF6513 domain-containing protein — translation MSEKILFITGKLAEKQVRQVLEAMQPEFQYKVHVMGVTVAALITVDMIIRRLPDALGADRVILPGRCRGDLAVLSQHFGVPVERGPEEIKDLPQHFGMAAHHYDLSNYRTKIFAEIVDAPNVGIEAILQRAAYYVANGADVIDIGCLPGTPFPHLRETIQTLKQAGYTVSIDSLEDADLLAGAGAGADYMLSLTERSLWIADEVAATPILIPQTHGDLSTLDKAIETLLAKGRAFIVDPILDPIHFGFTESVVRNHAFRQRYPEVEMMMGVGNLTELTHADTSGINALLLGICSELDIGHILATEVSKHACRAIREADRARRIMYAAKQHNTLPKHIAPDLLTVHDTAPFLNSREEIETLAGQIKDPSYRIQVSGEGLHVFNRDGLHTALDPFELYPKLGVEADGGHAFYLGVELARAEIAWQLGKRFTQDQPLNWGCASQAAETTVDLHTFKPAGTTMKRHED, via the coding sequence ATGAGCGAAAAAATTCTGTTCATCACCGGCAAATTGGCGGAAAAGCAAGTCCGCCAAGTACTGGAAGCGATGCAGCCGGAATTTCAGTACAAGGTGCACGTGATGGGCGTCACCGTCGCGGCCTTGATTACCGTGGACATGATTATCCGCCGCCTGCCGGACGCGCTGGGCGCCGACCGGGTGATACTGCCCGGCCGCTGCCGGGGCGACTTGGCGGTGCTGAGCCAGCACTTCGGCGTGCCGGTCGAGCGCGGCCCGGAGGAAATCAAGGATTTGCCGCAGCATTTCGGCATGGCCGCCCACCATTACGATTTGAGCAACTACCGCACCAAGATCTTCGCGGAGATCGTCGATGCGCCGAACGTCGGTATCGAGGCGATCTTGCAACGCGCCGCCTATTACGTCGCCAACGGCGCCGACGTAATCGACATCGGCTGCCTGCCCGGCACGCCGTTCCCGCATTTGCGCGAGACCATCCAGACCTTGAAGCAGGCCGGCTACACGGTCAGCATCGATTCGCTGGAAGACGCCGATTTGCTGGCCGGCGCCGGGGCCGGCGCCGATTACATGCTGAGTTTGACCGAGCGCAGTTTGTGGATCGCCGACGAGGTGGCGGCCACGCCGATTTTGATTCCGCAAACCCACGGCGACCTGAGCACGTTGGACAAAGCCATCGAAACGCTGCTAGCCAAGGGCCGCGCCTTCATCGTCGATCCGATTCTGGACCCGATCCATTTCGGCTTTACCGAATCCGTGGTTCGCAATCACGCCTTCCGCCAACGCTATCCCGAGGTGGAGATGATGATGGGCGTCGGCAATTTGACCGAACTGACTCACGCCGACACTTCCGGCATCAATGCGCTGTTGCTGGGCATTTGCTCGGAACTGGACATCGGCCACATCCTGGCCACCGAAGTCAGTAAGCACGCCTGCCGGGCGATCCGCGAGGCCGACCGGGCGCGGCGCATCATGTACGCCGCCAAGCAGCACAACACGCTGCCCAAGCACATTGCCCCCGACTTGCTGACCGTGCACGACACCGCGCCGTTTCTGAACAGCCGCGAGGAAATCGAGACGCTGGCCGGGCAAATCAAGGACCCGAGCTACCGGATTCAAGTCAGCGGCGAGGGTTTGCACGTGTTCAATCGCGACGGCCTGCACACCGCGCTGGACCCGTTCGAGCTGTATCCGAAGCTCGGCGTCGAAGCCGACGGCGGCCATGCCTTTTATCTGGGTGTGGAACTGGCTCGCGCCGAAATCGCCTGGCAACTGGGCAAACGCTTCACCCAAGACCAGCCGCTGAATTGGGGCTGCGCCAGCCAGGCGGCGGAAACCACGGTCGATTTGCACACCTTTAAGCCGGCGGGAACGACGATGAAGCGGCACGAGGACTAA